ATTCGGAATTCTTCCCACTGCATATCAGACAAAATATCAACAGCAGAATGAAAGATACTCAGTAAAAGTTAATTGTCATCAAGCCTTTTATTCAAAATAATGCCTTGATTGTGGTGGAAATGAGTGTTTGGTACCTTGCAGTACCACTACTGTGTTTGCTTTAAACATGTCTCATCACAGTTTTCGTTTTCAAGAATCCATAAAACTTGTTTCGAGGATTGGTGCCAACctgtgttctgtttgttttcttgaaagaaattttATCTGGATTCAGGACAGTTGTAGACCGACTTTTATTTTTGAGGTTGGCCGAAGCATGGGAGAGCTGATGGATTTTGTAAAAGCTTAATAGTGATTATTTAAAACGTCTTGATCCCATTCTGACATAACTGAAATATGAGAGGTTACTCAGTAAGGCTAATTCTGAATGAGATCATGATCAGATCTTACAttcttaaaacttatttttattatggctGTGACTGGTTGATGACGAGTGAATATAGTGTACTGTAGAACTCAACAAATCCTTCCCCTAAGATTTTTAGGATCTCTGgagctttggaaaatattttctaaggtAGAAGAAAGTTTTCTCTGAGGAAGTGAaaaacaatggatttttttttttttaaggaaaacaaaaaaaatgtatcttttttttttttctctactaccctttctccagctgtgttgtgttttcttccaCTCAAATGTGTGTGTTTCTTTGAAGAGGTGTGAATGCTGAAGACAGCAACTTAAACAAATGGTGTGTGTCTGGCAGCTACCACTGTTGGTATCTTTGGAAACCAAACTAATGGTATAGAAGACTAAATGTAGGCATCTAACTTTGCAAATGCTTAGGAGACACGGTGTTTATATACGACTTTCCTGTTACCTCTGTAACTTAATATACCTGGCTAATAAAACCTATATCAAGATTCTGCTGTAGCCTTCATCAGGGATTACAATTAATTTAATCCCAATACAAACTTAATTTTCAAGTTCTCACAATGTCTAAATTCCCATATTCGGATATTTTGGCATTAGCCTAAACATACTTGGCAATGTAAAACATGCATATAAATGAGTGTTTATATCTCTGTTTTAATGTTTATGGATATGAATAATTTAACTTTTAGTTCACTTATACTCTTTGTGTGTCCAAATGCTGCATAAGGAGGGAGTTTACCTGTGATTTTAAATAGTATTAAGttccttcttcaaaacaaaattaatatggAAGTAAGAATCTGGGCCTCTAAAATCTTGACAGAAAAGAGATTCTATTTTAGATTGGTAAATCCactgcatttttatattcttcTGTACCTATTGAGAGAATACATACTGAAAATCCATACAGACAATATTTGAAGTTATAGTTACTCAATGATActcaaataaacaaaattatttattttgctgttcagttttCCTTAGTAAATTTATGTTCTATTTCTGACTTAAATTATTTGTCCTCAACTCTAGAGCTGTAATAACTTCTCAATAAATGTGAACTAATGGTAAGCtgcagagcttttaaaaatgcctttaagaTATTTTTTACCTATTGCAATGCTTTTGTATTAGAAATCAAAATCTTAGCTAACTCTGTTTTTTCAAGAGACTCTCCTGAAAGGAGTATGACAATTTCCCAGACAGGTGAATGGCCACTTCCAGCCACCAGGTTAGCAGACATAGGGTCAGACTGGCTAAGAGTTTCAAAGGCTTTGTTCTTAGTTTAGGTGGGGGCTCAGGCAGAATGGAGTTTAAGCACAGTCTGAGTGTCTGCTTTGTCCTAAGGTGAAGAATGGAAAAGCTGACGGTCACATTCATATTGTCCCTGCCCGATTTTTGCGAGAATTCTTTAACCGAcaaaaaaataggggaaaaggACCAGAAGCATTAGGGAGGTATTTGTGATGTCTCTTagttttaagaaagaagaaatactgccTTTTCAGAAAATTGAAAGTGACAGGCTCTGGATTTATCCTTAGTATATCAGAAAGAGCAGTGAAGGATCAGGATCACAGTTTTTCCATGGTGATTCTTTTGTTTGTTAGGTtttgcattgtctttttttttttttctactaaatttAAGACTGATGAATGGCTAGATCTACCGAGTCCTTGTCACATTTCTAGGCTTCTTATTTTGGTGTTTCTTCCAGCATTCAAGCAGTCTTCATTCTTACCTGATCTCCATTCAGTCTCTCTCCTGACTACCCTGTGGTTCAGAAAGCATTCCGTGTTgtatactttctttttctccacatgTTTTGCTTCTCCTAGTCCAGTTCCTTAACGATGTATTAAGAGCTTGggtaaaaatttaaatttcaattcaatattttaatgaacattagtacactgttttgttttgttggttttttttttttttttcagttttaaaatataggCCTGCTTTAGAATATCTTCACAAAAGTATGCTTATTCCAATCACTGCAAGTGTTGACTTGCAGTGGCATTTGTAAATCGTAATTCCATTGTCTAGTAGAAAGCAAATGATCAAGTTGTTTATCGTAACACCTACTTTTTGCTTATAGTTTAAGTTGGCTTTTTCAGTAAAAGGTAGCGTATGGATCATTTGTCACACAAACCCATATTtaggaagagcagaaaaaagaggaaaatagcGTTGCGTGCAATCTACAGTTTGTGCTAACCCATGGAGGAAAACAGTATTGTACGTTATCTACAGTTTGTGTTAACCTTTATTATCATACTAGCTATTTAGATAGTCTTTTTTGTGCTGATAATGATGATCCTTGTTACAGGCAGATGCAACGGAAGCCAGAAGCACCCGCAGTCACTTATGCAACATATCGAGGTTCTGCAAGGATTAGGCAGCTACTGAAGAATCAATCAGCAATGgctgaaaaaggagaagaaagtactGAGAACAGAAATGGTTCAATGgtcaaagaaaatggagaaatccAAACAACTGTCTCTCTGGAATCAGGAcacttaataaaagaaaatggagaagatgAGGGTGAAGATCACAAAGATGATGTCATAGTAAATTCTTCTGCAGTTAAAATGGGAACGAAAAGGTCTGGTAAAGCTCAGCATTGCTGGGGTAGCAGTAAACATGAAATAACTGCAAAGACCACAACTTCATCTACTGAATCATCTTATGAGATAGACTTAAAACATACACCTGCTTTAGTTGCAACAAAAGTTAAAAGGACATATTCACTAGATTCTTTACTGTTATCTAGCAGTAGGAACAATGAGATCCTAAGCAATTCCACTTCCCAGATTACCAGATCCCTTAACATGAGTTCTGCAAGCGATTTGGTCGGAAAAGAAGTTGGGctgctgggagaagcagaagCTCAGTTTCAGGCAGACAAAAATCCCACTTCTAACTTTGATAAAGAAAATCATTGTAGTAAAGCAGCTAATGAGGAGTCCACAAAAGAAATGCAGGATGATTGTTTACATTCACCTAAATCAAAAAATAAGACAGTTAATGAAGAACTACAGGTGAGTAAGGGGGAATATTGCTGTAATCGTCAAATGGATAGTCACTTGGAGCTAACATCGGATGTCCAGGTGCTTCATTCCAGTACCACTGCATTTCAGCAGCAAGCAGATCAGCATACAGGTAGCGTAAATAAAGATAGTGATCCAAGAAAAAGTGATACACAGAAAATTGTGGCAGCTGtagaaagacagcaaaatccACAGAACTTTCTTGCTACTGCTCTTATACATATTAATGAACAAATACCCACTTCGCTTAGCATGGAGtccagaggagaaaaatgcatAGCCACAGGTAATGTAACTGCTTCAGTGTCATCTATTAAAAATGATGAAGATACAGTCATGAGGACTTATAATGAAGAACTGAGTGAGTTAGGGAAACCAATGCACGTACAAAATGATCAGTTAATCCTTGTGGAGAATTCTAAGGATACTACCACACCGCAGACAAGTTTACCTTGTCTGGAAACTGAGGGTGTGGAAACAGTGAAGGTTTTATCTGAGGTTGCAGTGGAAAACCTTGCCAATGTATCATCATGCATACATGGGTGTGAGAGCGTGAAATCTAACTTTGATGAGCTGACAGCACCTCTCTCTGTTAGTTACGAGTCATCTTTTGAAACTGGAGGCTGTTGTTCAGCTTCTCTTCATCCTAGTTTTAAGACTGAAAATGAAACTATAGGGAAAAGAGAAGTCAATTTAAAAGATGTGAGAGAGACTCTTTCTCATCCTGATCTTGAATGTGAGAAGAGCAAATCCTTTGAGCCTGTAGAGATGAGCCTCTCAGAAAGCTCAGTTCCTGTCCACAACTGTGGTCCTGTTTCCCTTGAAACTGTTCAAGATACTCCTGCCAAGGCATTAGTCATACTCACAGAAGATAACACAGCAAAGCCTGCACCTTGCTCTTTAATCAGCATTGACAGGACAGATGATTGTACTCCTGCTGTTTCTAAAATAGACAAGAGTGGTATGACTGAGGTTGCTCTTGTTCCTTCTGAACATAAGGATTGCGTCTCTGAactttcctctctcatttctaAGTCACAAGAAAACATTCGGAAGGTTTCTTACTCTGTCTTGGGATATGGAGAAAGACCTCTGACCAACCATTCTGCTTTCATCTCTGAAAAAGATGTTGATGTAGACATCATTTCTGAATCTCCACCTGTTTCGGAAGATAGGTGTATTAACTTTTCttccaagaaggaaaacaataataagCCTAGGATATCACGCACAGTACTTGATTCTTCATCTGACAACCAAGGAAAAATGCCTTCTCCTGCCACTAACCCTGAAAATGGCCAGATTGCTAGATGGTCTGCTGCTTCTGAACAGgacagctttatttttccagctgctgagtTTAGGAGGATGATCCCTGAGAACAGAATGACCGAGGTGCCACTTTGCTCGGGAGACCCGAGAGCTTCATGCCCGGCTGGTTCTCTGGAACCTGAGCTTACTCCAGCTAAGCTTGATcgctctgctgctgaaggagatgtGGGGGTTGTTTGCATCCCCAGGCCCTCTTCACCTACTCTGGGATCCAGAGAAGCCTCCAacctttctgtttctgccttgGAAACATTGGGTGTTGCTCAGGGGAACAGTTATTCCTCCAGTCACAGAGCTGGTGATGGGGCAGAGGAGGCCTCCTCCGCACAACAGGCTGATGGCGGTGTCTTGGCAGAGGCAATGCCATCACCCATCTGTCCTTTGAAATCTTTGGAAATGGCATCCAAGTCAACCTGTACTGAGAGTGTGTGCAGAAATGCTGTGGGACAGGTGAATCTTGGTAACCATGCTTCTGCTATCTCAGAAGCCCCTTCTGTGATGGATGATCAAACAGCTGCTGCACCTGCAGAGTCAAATGAGCTCTGTTCTGAGGAATTACAGGAAGATACCGATGTGAAGGGACAAGAACATGCTAAATTCGAAGATgctgctgttttgtttaaaaaagctgAGGAAATAGTGGACTCAGTTTTACACTTGGCTGTAGAAGAAATAATAGCAAAACAAGCCATTGGTGTCTGCCAGCTTTGTGGGAGCAAGGATGGTTTAATAAATACGGATGTTCTAAatgatcagagagctggaactgtaCCGCTGGAAGCAGAAGAAATCCAGTCAGCTGGGCAGTCATTAGAACATTTTAATGAGAGCAGTGGAGGAGGCTCATCTTCATTTACAGGAAATGAAACAGTGAATACAAACAATCAAGACGAAAAGATACTATCTTACATCCCTGATAAAATTGACCTACATAGTGCACTAGcactaaaagcaaaagaaataattgatGAAGTCATTAACTCAGCCAAACAAAAGCTGGCATCCAGTCAGTGGCAAGGCAGTGAGAGTAAAAGGCCTTGTGAAAAGGTTGAGCCTAAACCTAAGGCTGAAACCCCAAAGATTTCAAACCTGGATATGAAGTTACCTGCCAAAACACAGGAACTAACAGAGAGGGCGGAAACTCAGAGTACAGCTGTAAACTGTGAAAAGGCAGATTGCTCAGGTCCCCCTTTACTTCCAAATAGTATGGAAAATGGCTTAGATTGGCCCCAAAGAGGTGAGAAGATGCCAAATAATGCATTTACATGTCAAACAAATGGATTTCTACCCACTGGTAGTTCAGTAAGGCCAGAATTAGATCTTAtgacagcagccagagagagacACGATAGAAAGGTGTGTGAACATCTGGCTGCAGCAGAGTTATGTGGCAAAGCTGGAGTATCAGCAACTAGTAGAAAATCTGATGGATCTTTACATTTAGTACATAGAGATGCTACTGTGACTGAAGAGATGCTTCTGTCATTGCAGCTAAAAGATTCA
The genomic region above belongs to Mycteria americana isolate JAX WOST 10 ecotype Jacksonville Zoo and Gardens chromosome 1, USCA_MyAme_1.0, whole genome shotgun sequence and contains:
- the CRYBG3 gene encoding very large A-kinase anchor protein isoform X2, with the protein product MSGGGSRRRAGPSWHSTFSRFFVRSTPGEGAAAPPGRPAGANSSENKGSEAINLKSNQKESTTLPALLKVCQNEEKNHSTEELRKSETQEELKKTNSLPSLTPGIKTADKDKQPREGFFHFLGSLFNIATKSSLVESKPSTFQDEPNRCEKDLQNTNTLPEDMQRKRLKIEEPICSTARIKEDSVNEHDAILNNIGKDISQDLQGGWKQSAHAQKQMQRKPEAPAVTYATYRGSARIRQLLKNQSAMAEKGEESTENRNGSMVKENGEIQTTVSLESGHLIKENGEDEGEDHKDDVIVNSSAVKMGTKRSGKAQHCWGSSKHEITAKTTTSSTESSYEIDLKHTPALVATKVKRTYSLDSLLLSSSRNNEILSNSTSQITRSLNMSSASDLVGKEVGLLGEAEAQFQADKNPTSNFDKENHCSKAANEESTKEMQDDCLHSPKSKNKTVNEELQVSKGEYCCNRQMDSHLELTSDVQVLHSSTTAFQQQADQHTGSVNKDSDPRKSDTQKIVAAVERQQNPQNFLATALIHINEQIPTSLSMESRGEKCIATGNVTASVSSIKNDEDTVMRTYNEELSELGKPMHVQNDQLILVENSKDTTTPQTSLPCLETEGVETVKVLSEVAVENLANVSSCIHGCESVKSNFDELTAPLSVSYESSFETGGCCSASLHPSFKTENETIGKREVNLKDVRETLSHPDLECEKSKSFEPVEMSLSESSVPVHNCGPVSLETVQDTPAKALVILTEDNTAKPAPCSLISIDRTDDCTPAVSKIDKSGMTEVALVPSEHKDCVSELSSLISKSQENIRKVSYSVLGYGERPLTNHSAFISEKDVDVDIISESPPVSEDRCINFSSKKENNNKPRISRTVLDSSSDNQGKMPSPATNPENGQIARWSAASEQDSFIFPAAEFRRMIPENRMTEVPLCSGDPRASCPAGSLEPELTPAKLDRSAAEGDVGVVCIPRPSSPTLGSREASNLSVSALETLGVAQGNSYSSSHRAGDGAEEASSAQQADGGVLAEAMPSPICPLKSLEMASKSTCTESVCRNAVGQVNLGNHASAISEAPSVMDDQTAAAPAESNELCSEELQEDTDVKGQEHAKFEDAAVLFKKAEEIVDSVLHLAVEEIIAKQAIGVCQLCGSKDGLINTDVLNDQRAGTVPLEAEEIQSAGQSLEHFNESSGGGSSSFTGNETVNTNNQDEKILSYIPDKIDLHSALALKAKEIIDEVINSAKQKLASSQWQGSESKRPCEKVEPKPKAETPKISNLDMKLPAKTQELTERAETQSTAVNCEKADCSGPPLLPNSMENGLDWPQRGEKMPNNAFTCQTNGFLPTGSSVRPELDLMTAARERHDRKVCEHLAAAELCGKAGVSATSRKSDGSLHLVHRDATVTEEMLLSLQLKDSHNNTNIPECTLLPTVNVNLSSFMPNEECISKQSESKDKSSPQGSPESSTEGSPYEHCGRQMAEEVPAQVKATLEDSKAVESEEELAEGASEVNTGLNTQFAVPELSVIGEDSEGKNCFNAVFAQNNENPKQVQMKDQDLKKKDQLEEKGLDCSDDMKESLDLLAFSPLIEQWENSSFTIVYEDALQTENKSVSTDDMQTGSLSSSVLPSDNIDHLICERAKNKHEPACLYGNDNKLNEATDSCSSESFLSVEAKRHRVYPFSLSPIYEDDSSQEDLLSTDVSPEGHPSGISKDNIDHASVLSLLQSVSERLQFTTQFSKEDEEEGVEDEEEEESSYEENMLDVEREEECLSSQWRGNLKATLQSDDQTGSLFPEQSPLLSKEKLDSKEQPELFPDVASPGQTPCKPVSQKADAVLKHPPTSVYYQYLKSASNCSSEKGTRVGSILQDMLQPKIHWSQDNTMPKLGELSVNLIDRESLKYNPRPGKIIIYDIYGDKSKQEVHSDVLDTTSWIFPIGALLRIIRGCWIFYEKPKFQGRKYVLEEGETVLDHLWDLPGVKHRRRNLTVGSIKHVTKDCGVPEVEFCLAAGGIEGLPICIQSAVANLEELDVEKNPYIRVKSGVWLAYSDFNYKGEMKVLEESNSPSEIPSADVKSLRPLKMGGLKVQMPMNVKIIIYEKTHFGGWFKMFSENISSVPALFGCEEEFQEVGSIRVIGGVWVAYDKERYKGHQYLLEEGDYEDRHSWGGTDSVLLSFRFLQADFIESSVALFQSDDEDGKALDIVNEEIPDLEQAGFGPETRSILVRSGVWVAYQQKYFCGEQYVLEKGKYKCFFDWGGSSKIIMSIRPIKLEPLGTNEPPHLLKAFSNTHFQGACIDFTAEVSDFTSFIPCSFKVLRGCWLLYYQGEITDNHCVLEEGLYVDLSSCGCPTATIKSLKPIQYVKASAKGVGSCKLECDDTALLSKAT